The following is a genomic window from Theobroma cacao cultivar B97-61/B2 chromosome 10, Criollo_cocoa_genome_V2, whole genome shotgun sequence.
gttaAGGCAACTAGTTAAGATTAAGATGGGTATTTATAGATGAGGACTAGATTAGCCTGTTGCTCATTGTTGACCTTCCCAGCAAGCTTATGTTGAAAGTTTGAAGTGTTTTTTTGGGAGGGGATAAATTGTTTGTTGTATTCCAACATCAGCTCTGAGGAAGATTAGGATGAAGAAAGTTGGTGCATTTTTCAGCAATGTTTCTCACTTCCCCTTCCAAAATTTAATCTATAAACCTAACATATATGTGGTCTCAGCTGCCACTATCTGTCCAATGACATTTTCAATGCATTTGATTACAGCAAAGTATCTTTGAACAGTTCAGCATCTTAGCTTGTGGATATTGCAATAGGAAGCTTATCCCAAAGATTGGATTATGGTGCAAGATATCTTGAATCATGGCAAGGTATGCAAACAAATATGGCTTACAAGTCATCAGAATTCTACTTCTAtaggaaataatttttttgaacattAATCTGTTGATCTTTTGAGAAtatttaaaagagaaaatttccagaaaagagataaattgaaaacaaggAATTGATTGATATTTTTCACTACTGCATTAAGTGTATTTATACACAAACACTGAGAGGATAAggacaagaaaatagttaatCTAAAAATAAAGGATCCAAGACAGCACAACTTATTCAAATAACTGCTGCCTTTAACGGCTCACATCATGTGGCCTTTATTCCAACATAAAAAACTGCTTAAGGATAAAATTCCAACTCATGTGGTTGACATGTGGACATCTTCATCTTTGAAGTACTGATGCCACTCTCTGCAACCGAGACTTTAATTTCCATTATAATCTTCCATGACTCCATCTTTCTTGATGTTGCTGCTACCACTGCTTCTTCTGTTCTCTTGATCACCTTTGATATCAAAATTCCTTGGTGCTACATAACAAAAGCAAACTAAAGCGGTACACCTGTGACGCCGCCAGGAGTACAGACCAACAAGCTGAAATCCTTTCTATTAATGCCGATACCATGACCAGACAGCTTTATTTATTATGGCTATTGCTcaaccaaattaaaaatggTGAAGAGATATGGCTataccatttttcttttgcacaATCAGAAAGGCTTTATTGAATATCAAAGAAAACTGATCACAAAAGATCAGTATGGAGAACAATATGACTCATCACACTAATGGTAACAGCCCCAATAAAAAACAAAGGCACCAGAAGCCTCCCATGCAGCAATCGCATGGTCACCATTTGCTGTACTCAATCGAAAACAGAGGGGGAAAGGTCTGACTtctatactatatatattaatatgaagGTTAATTATGGTTTTGGGATGCCTAGTTAggtttcttctttctttttcatcttgttGTTGGGTTgatcttctcttttgttttctctccTTGTGGATTTTCTGTTTCTGTTTCTCTTTCTGTTTCTGTATCTTTGTTTTCTGGTTCTGCGGGTGCTGGCTTTCTCAGCTAGTTTCCTTCTGAACCTCTGTTTCTTTTGTGATGATTATGTTTCATATGGACAATTTGTGTtctattttgttgttttgagcttttaattttaattttgtgatGATTCTTTTTGGATATTTCATCTGTTTGAAATCCAGTGAATAGTAACCACTAGAGCATAAACTAAATTCAGCAAGAAAAAAGCTTAAGCCTAGCTTGATTACAAAATTAGAAGTTCTAGATAGGAAATATCTATAAAGAGGATTGccataatattttgttttctttgtttcaattttttggccATTTCTAGCTTGGAATATAGCTAAAGAATGTTGAGAAATCATTGTTCAGATTGATGAATCAAGCACTTAGAACCCTATGGTAGAATCATTACATAGATAGACACTTTCATGGtcttttcattttgaatttaaattctatGGCAAAGTCTTTCATATACCAGCTATCCACATTGCAAGTCTGGAATCAGTAATCAACAATATTATGTTATCTTTATGCTATCTTATTGTGTACGTATCCATGTTACAAAATATAAAGCCATGTTGACAAGGGTAAGGAAGAAACATGTATATAAGTTTTGGCTATATAGAGTGCAGGGCTGGAGGGTCTTCCACCATCCTATTTCATGCTTCTGGGAGTTTGATATCAAAATCTCTGACTTTTAAATATATGTAGCTACCGTCCAAGAATAAAAGTCAACCAGATTATTTTACAGGTCCCAAACTCTATAGCTCATATAGCTTAGCTCAACAGAAGCAAATATTCTTTGATAATTTAACTAAACGGCATGTTCAATTCATTTACAATTAGACACCATCTTAATTTGAGCATTCATACTGGATAACTTGAAGCCtaggaaaatttaatgcttgaatatcatttgtaattttagccaaattctcaataatataattattaaatttactCTTTGATAAATCAGGTTGAAACTAAAATGGTTTTGTCTCATCAATGAAGAAACCATTTCTATTTGAATGGATTTCTGCTTAGCACCAAGATTCCGAAGACCAATAGAAAGGCATAGGCAGTAATAGATCAGCATCATCCACGAGACAGCACTGACAGAGCACAAGCAGTTGAAAGTGCAGCAGCATTTAAAGAGTGTTCCCATAACATAATAAACCAGCAAAAtcagattttttttatcttgctTTGACTAAACAAGAATTAATTACTTTTCATTAAGGATGAGATCGATTCATATTGGCAATCAATTTggaaaagcataaaattttattgatttcagcttgaaaaatatattcaaggctaatctttaaatttagaagaaaaaaagaaaagcaatctagatataaaatacaaaatcaaAAGGCTACTTCAAATTGGCACAGGTAGCTCCGACTGTGGCAGATGGTCGGAAGCCaacaatgcatgtatgtcatctACATCCTTAACAGTGTAAAGCTCATCCAACTTGCTATTCTCATCTGTGTTGCTAATTCCCCATAGCTGATCCACCTCCTTGAAAGAGTTATCATAGTTTAATTCCTCATATCCACCCGATAGCTCATCTACATTCTTACCAGTGACAATGACAGGTTCAACCGATTTGCTACTTTCACTGTTGTTGCTAATCCCATGTAGTTGATCCACTTCCTTCAAACAGTCACCATCGATTAACGCCTTATATTCACGCACTAATTCATCTACGCTCTTATCAACGACAAGCTCATCCAAGTTGCTAATTTGATCGTTGTTGCTAATCCCCAATAGTTGATCCACCTCATTGAAGGGGTCTTCATCCAGTAACTGATCCATCAAAGAATAACCCTCACCTACTAGGCCATTAGAATCCATTTCTCCAAAACCATTTACTAGAGATTCTGATCGTTCCACCAAAATTGATGATTGACATTCCTGGTTCTCTGACTGCTGCAACCTTCCATCCACGTAATTATCTATCAAAGGATCGCATTGTCCATAATCGGTCAAAGGTAAATTTCCACTGAAAACAGCTTCTTGCATCAAAGCAGATGATGGACATTCTTTGTTTCCAAGAAGCAGATTTCCAAAAAGCTCCTTAACCAAAAAACTGCACACTTATCTTCCTCTAAACAGGCTGTGTCTTTGATCTTGCAGATAACCcattcttgaaaattttctccGGGGACACAATACTCATGCATAAGCCAGCTAGTTTTGTTGGCATCCTTTGGACTTCATTTCTCACCCTTGTACTCATAGAAGTTAAGGGTATTCACGTACCCTATAACATGCTCTCCTTGCTCATCAAGAATAGGTTTCTCACCTGTTGAAGACCTCCAAAATCCACCGTCTCCCACTGCTCGACTGTCAAGAACCCTTCTAGGTCTTTTTCCATTTGCATTCTTTTGAGAAATCTTCTGACGATGGGTGAAGACGAAACGTTGGTTGGGTTTGACGAACGGAAGAAAGCCTTTGTTAACATTGAACAGGGCAGCTGGGTTGATGCAATATAGATCACAAAATTCAATGAGGTAGCTAAGTTCGCCGATCCCTTCACCACTTATCAACTTGGGcagaaaaaaggaaacaatCTCCCGATCAGAAGGATTGAACACCACCACTGGAGCTGGAGGATAGAACATCATTGCTAGGGTCGGACTGTCGGAGTTAGAATgagattttcttgttttgggAAAGAGAATGAAGAGGTTTTTAGCGTCAAAAGGAAGCAgaattctttctttgttttttgagAGTGAAGTAAGAAGAAATCTAGTTGCTTAATTCTGCTTTTATTTATAGTTAACAAAAGAGACGGTTTATGCAGAATTCTACATGCTTAATTCTACTTGCTTAAAACgcctctttttttaaaaaaaaatgaaatttggtAGCACTGCTTCTGCTGGTCTCTTGATCAGCTATGCTATGAAAGCTCCTTGATGGTGCGTACAAGAACACTAGAGCGGGGCACCTGTCCTACTTATCCTTGGAGGCTCGGGAACCTTGTTGGTTCAGCTCAAATGGCGTGGTTGGCATTAAAAGGATGTCTTGTGTTTTACAGCTTCCTGCCGTTCGGCATCGTACAGGGAAGTTCTTGCTCTGTTCCTTTGTTTTGGTATTCTTCTGTCTTGTGAATGGGGTTTGCATATTTTTTtacacttttttttataagtagttattaatttttcatttggaGTTATTTATTACTAATTACGTTTGCATTTAAGCTTTTGATTTAATGataaatacataatttttctattgaatttaagttttcttttcacttatttccaaAGCTTAAACAACTCCCCAAATTTCACAaataatgaatatttttgtctaGTAAAttgaagattatgaaaggATTAATAACTCatatttagtaaatttttgtttatataatgtaACACTAACACAAGTTTTGATTTGAGGGTTGaatatctttttaattttcaagcaAACGTCCATGATAGAGTCTTGAGTTATAGAccttttcaacttaaaatttcatccaaatcCTATCtcaaaaaaatgttttgagttaaacatttaaaaaagTACCATCTTTTaggttttatatattttaccttCCCAATCATAAACATCTTCTTTCTGAATTTAGAATCTATGGCAAAATCTTTTATATGCCAGCTATCCACATTGCATGTCTGGAATCAACAATCAGCAATATTATGATATCTTTATGCTGtcttattgtatatatatccaagttacaaaaatataaagcCATGTTGACAaagctaaaaagaaaaaagttttggCTCTATAGAGTGCAGGGCTGGAGGGTCTTCCATCATCCTATTTCATGCTTCTGGCAGTTTTGATATCAAAATCTCTGGCTTCTCTGATGCTGGATTTGTAGTATTGCAAGATATTCTGGTTATGAACTGTCATCTTCATGTCCCGGAAAATTCCCAATCCAGTATTTCGAGGAAACTGCCAATTAACATGCGACAGGCACAGATGCTTATCAGATTGCACAAGAGTGATACTCAGGACATTATGATAACTAAGTGATGGTGGGGAGAAATTAGAGTTTTGGGAAGTATAACTTGCATCTCATTGATGGAAGCCTccaaatatcaaatttctctttttagGCCTTTTGACACAAACCAAACATTAAGGttacataaataaatttagttTTCGGAAGAATAACTTGATTATAAGAGGAATGCcatgatattttgttttttaattatttggccGAAGGCCAAGAAAAGGCAAAGAGAAGATTACCTAGTGGTTGCTTATTTCCATACTATGTCACCCATAAATTTAAGTGCTGGAACACCCCTAATCTCCATGTCAACTAGGGGTGCCTGGATTAACTTCAAGCTGGATAGCTCTGGATCATTTTGAATCATATCAAGGGCATGCATCTGATCctgaaatatttaattaacaatGAGTAATTAAGGGGAAGAGTAAGGTGGAAAGAAAGATCAAGATACTGATGTTCCATCTTTCTGTTAATATGTTCTACCGTTCAACATGTTATAAAACATCCGTCACCATTTGTCATAATATTATTGAGGGCTTAAAACCTCTATGAGAGCAAACAGATTAATACCTTTCTTTTCACTGCACAAAACTTGCAGTCAGAGGCAGATGGAGGAAGAATCTGATTAACAATAAGTCGCCTGACAGGAACATTTTCCTTCTCCAAGGAGGCACGTAGTCTAGATGACTCATTGACTGCCATCACCTAGGGTAAGGAGATAAAATATGAGCGATTAGTTAAAAGCAATAAACATTTACTTGGGAGTCCTATCTTCACAACTTATGTAATGGAAGGAAAAATCCATGTAAGCAATGCTAAACAGTTCAATATTGAAGTTGAGCACTGAAATACAATTCTAAAGGTCACTACCGTGGGAATTGTGACTATGACAAACTCTGTTGAATCTGAGTCACGGAAAAGGTCTCTCACTTTTACCATCCTCTCCCTCAGACGCTCCAGCTTGTCAGCCTGCACAATAATACAAGGATAAattgtattaaaaaaataaaataattttaaaaataataaacaagaTGCCAACTCTCAACCATATCAGACTTACAGAATTTTGACGGGTTTCTTCTTGCCCAAAAACAGATTTGATGGCTGAGGTGGCTGAAGCTATCTTCTGTCTAAGCTGTATAATgagaaaaaagtgaaagaaaagaaatcagTAGCAAAAAGACACTTCCTCCAGCACCAcataagtaaaaataatatcaaattaatacAGAGCAAGTTCCAGATTCCTAAAAATGCTCAATTTGGTGAGCTACTAACTTAACTCACAAGACATCAGTATGTAAAACCATGTTAGACAAGGAGAAAATTATGCTTATATTGTCAACCAACTCAACCTCATCATTCTTGAGGAATTGAAAGCTTTATATGTAAAATTTGTCAGACAAGCCATCTGTATGTTAAGTCATGGCCACATGAAACATCATCTGACCATCTAAATTGAAAAGCATCtctaataaaataagatttaacCAACATAGTATGATAACCTCATCTTTTACGATTCaaatttgtaatattttttaaagtctGCCTCGTTCTTAACATCATAAGCAGCTTGTTACAGAGATGTCACTTGTCTATCATTTTTCCTTGCTGGCTTTTATATTAGATTCAAGCATTGAGTGATTTCCAGTAATATAATCATCAAATAAGTATGGTATACTAGAAAATGTTGTTTAAATCTTTTGTCACTTAATAATTCATCCTCACAACATGATGGCCATatgagtttaaaaaaaaaaaaacgcaGAACAATTAAATCAGAATGAGAGAGCACATCATCAACAGGCTTTAATCATTCAAGTTGGCATGCCAACCTTCAATATCTTGCCTATTGATGCATCCAAGAAGTCTGGCAATGACAAAAGTCGCAGTGTGTGTCCCTGAAAAAAGCCTCCCATCAATTAGAGTTCATTGGGTTGATTTCAAATATGAAGTGCCAAAAcatagaaagaagaaattctCACTCACCGTTGGTGCAGTGTCAAACACTATTCGAGTAAACATACTATATTGTGGTGATTCAAGAAATTGCATCACCTAGCAAGAGCTTTCTGCAGTCAATATGATGCCTAAAAATGCAATAAAATGAGGAAAATAAGCAGAGCACATAATGCTTACCTTTGAAATTGCGATAGCTTCATCTAAACCAGGAGGTGGCGTGTCAAGTAGTTCCCCCAGTTTCAGCTCTCCTAACTTCATAAGTCAGAAGAAGCATCAGAAGCAGAAAtcatgattttagaaattaggAAATTTCAAATGAATAAAAGAGGGAGACTAGATGGGGGAAAGGAGGGtatgagagaaaaagagaggattGGCATCCAGATACAATGACGAAATTCACATATGGCAAAattgagagaaagagagaggattGGCATCCAGATACAATGACAAAATTCACACggcaaaaattttctcatctCTCCATGGCTTAGCATCTTAAGTTTGCCATGTTACTGTGGTTTTGAGTTTTTGCGCATGCATGAGCAGGAGTGTGCACACATGCAGGTTTGCATGCTTTTTCGCATATTTGCCAAATCACTAAAGTCCTCACCGAAGGAAAGATTGAGAGGGGCATGAAAGACACAATGCATGCAGctccaacaaaataaaagttatggGGTCATTTAGAAGAAACTTTGCTCAATACAAAGATTACTGGCCAAAATGCAGTCAGTGAGGCCATCCAAGACAAAACAtagtgcaaatttgatcaaaaaacTATTTGGTATCTGAAGTTGCAACGCTCAGACGTATATATAAAGCTTCACCTGTTCTGCAAGTATCCCAAGGCCCATGCCATCCATGAAATCTTTGACCCCAGTTCCACCATTGTTCTTACTTGCATCTCGAAATTCTTCCCTAGCCTTCTCTGGGTTTATCTGTTTTAGAGCTATAAATTTAACTTACTGAGATACAGGGCAACAATACCATAAAAACAATAACTAGCAGATAGTTATTTCTTACATAATCTATAATGTCAAGGACTACATTAGACAAACAGATAAGAatcatcaaaagaaaaattaaggaGAACTTAGTAAGAAAATTTATTCCACATACCTCAAGAGCAAACAAGGGGAAGTCAGGTCCTTCAACTGGTACTAGTGTTCCTCCAGTCAAATCCTAGATGAAAAATGAACACATAGACTGAGCCCATATGAAGATAAATGCAGGAAGAACAACATTAGAAAACAAAACGATAGAATGGATTTAAACCTGAGCAAAAGAATCACTCAAGGAATGTGCTGGATCAGTTGAAACCACCAGAGTGTGGTGTCCATTATTTGCAAATTTAACTGCCAGTGAAGCAGCACAACTTGTCTTTCCTACACCTCCCTTGCCACCTAGCATATAATACTTACGTTGGGTCCCAGAAACCATGTCTTCAAACCCTGCAACATCTTCTGCAGGAGCAGCCACAGATCTCACTGCCACACAAATATACAGATAAAAAATTCAGCTCCAATATGCTAGGATTTTATCCAAGGAAAATACAACAATGGAATGAAATACTCTTTCTCcattgaacacaataacacaaatttcaattatcaCAATCATTATGCTACCTCTAAAGTGATGAAAAGAAAGGCTCAATGAATTCGGGGTTCATTCACTAGAGTGATTCCAAAAAGACACAACTTTTACTGTATCCTGTAATATCTCTCTGAGTACAGCATTGGATCTCGAACAAGCAGAACAGAAACAAAATCTTATCACCATATTCCCATTTCCAGAAACCTCCTCATCTCAACCATGAAAATATCATGTAAAATACTTTCTTCTCCCCTGCTATCATCTTTATAACAGTGAAATCTCATTCTTGCTCCAGTATGCTTTGCTTTGGTCTGAGGAAAATGGCACAGTGGCATAAACTACTACTCCCCCGTTGAACACTATTCACTAAAACACTAAGCATTTGTCATGGAATAAACTTCAATTATCACATCTTATTGTCTCCTAAAAATTGCAGAAAAGAAAAGCCTGTTAAATATGGAATTTCCTTCCCTAAAATTATTCCAGCATGAATAAATTTTCGCTTTCTATTGCCATTGCTCAATGACTACAACTTTTGGCCTCAAACAAggtggaaaagaaaaaagaagaagaaaaagaaagacaaattCCTATCATCATCTTCAATTTCCAGTAACTTTCTCATCTCATccattaaaaatatcatttaaattctccttcttcttccgCTTCCTCTCTATAgttatcttttctttccttttctttttttcttaacaaACTTTTCACTTTCATTGCTACTTGCACTCCAACAAATTATAAAGTTTACATCTAAATAACAATTACACTACTTCAGAATTAAACTACACAATGGAGCATCAACTATAATAAGCACAAAAAATGATACAATTCTCAATTTGAAGTTAGATTCTACAAGAGagtcaaattcttttttaaaaaaaaacatgctAATAGTaagaaaaaatcaacttttcatttctattttaacaaagttgactttttttttcgCTTGCATCTTCaacaatttattaaatttaaatcacTTAACAATCTCACTACTTCTAAAGTAAAACTACCCAATTAAACATCCATTACAATGAGCACAAAAAATGaatcaatccataaaaaaaCACATTGAGAATATCAATTCTTTTCCtaacaaataagaaaaagaaagtaaaacccaagaaagatacaatcTTGAAAGGAAGTAGAAAGTATAAAGGAATCACCTTGAAAAGAGTTGTTGGGTCGTTTTGGTTTGATAGAAAGGGAAGGAAAAGTTGAAGATAGAGTGTGAACTCtgggtgaaaaagaaagcaaaaaaccAACTGCTACTATGGGTTTTCTTGGAGtccaaaatttatgaaaagaagaagaaaatgaagtgaAAGAAGCATGACAAGCTGCTGCTtttgccatttttttttcctctgcTTTTTCTTTCGTCTAGCTGTTCTTATAAGGTAATGAGCAGAGGTTTTATGTGTCGACACGGAGAAAACTTGGATAGAACTACAATTAACACGTGACCCATTTCACGTACACGTTTACCCATTTCCTTTTTCGGGTTTGAATAATTTGAATTGGAATATAGAAAtttaatcttaaaaaaatagtaataatcaacagtgaaataaattaaatcattttatttactctaaatactaaaaaaatcttcattttatttctttttcttttctctccttttgtcttccattttcatttcttttttttttttgtttttagtccatttgtttataaaaaaaaaaacctttcatTCAAATTAATGgtaattactttattttaactaaaactGATTTAATACATTCATCTTAAAGctaatatataattgaattaaagataagtttattaaatttaatatgtCATTGAATTAgaagataaattaattaaaatttattttcatagtAATTAAAGAtgattttaaaactaattaaatctcatgattttttagtaaaaaaattgtatagaagaaaataagaaaagagaaataaataattaatagaggatttttttatttaaattaataatattaccTGTGTGGGAGTAAGGGTATTTTCAACCAAATTTCAAAggtatttttgtatatttccATATGATTATTTAGccatcattttctttatccCTTTTAGCATCCTATCATCTCCATAATCcataaattaatcataaatgTATAATCCTGTTGGAGGCCAAGGCTTTTCATCATGCTAATAGCAGGAAAGCATTTCATTCTGTTGAaaacattttcccttaattagACAGACAATCTATGCTGCTGAACGACTTCTCCATTGGAGAATGATGGGGAAGAACACATAGGTTTTGActataaatttttagttttatctaAAACATGGTATTTGGGAGGAGGTTAACATTAAGAAATGCTTCAAAACGTTCACATCAAGAAATCTCATCACAAATACATATCATGTTTACCCTTTCAGGGCTCCCTTTCCAGCTAAATCTTCAAGAGTTAGATTCAGGGTGTCAACTGAGCCTTTTTTTACTTCCTCGCCACGAGCAGCTAGGAAATCCTCGATGCTTCCTGGTTCACCAAACCACCCAAGACGATCTGCAATCAGATGTAAATTATTACACCCGCTACATCTTGCCACCACCACACCTTTCTCATATGATTCGCGGCAAACTGTCTTAACTGATCTTGTTTCACAGACCCTGCATGTAAATATCATGGCAAGATCATGCCTTGAGGATGTTTT
Proteins encoded in this region:
- the LOC18586439 gene encoding ATPase ASNA1 homolog — encoded protein: MAKAAACHASFTSFSSSFHKFWTPRKPIVAVGFLLSFSPRVHTLSSTFPSLSIKPKRPNNSFQVRSVAAPAEDVAGFEDMVSGTQRKYYMLGGKGGVGKTSCAASLAVKFANNGHHTLVVSTDPAHSLSDSFAQDLTGGTLVPVEGPDFPLFALEINPEKAREEFRDASKNNGGTGVKDFMDGMGLGILAEQLGELKLGELLDTPPPGLDEAIAISKVMQFLESPQYSMFTRIVFDTAPTGHTLRLLSLPDFLDASIGKILKLRQKIASATSAIKSVFGQEETRQNSADKLERLRERMVKVRDLFRDSDSTEFVIVTIPTVMAVNESSRLRASLEKENVPVRRLIVNQILPPSASDCKFCAVKRKDQMHALDMIQNDPELSSLKLIQAPLVDMEIRGVPALKFMGDIVWK
- the LOC18586440 gene encoding uncharacterized protein LOC18586440 yields the protein MSQFRRVLSLLARNQPQTSLFKEPPSQVLPSASAFFSSRHNFYRRWLQIQANPDGQSNEDTENHEADHLKSASDLANVPSEANHSAVKHTAVSNLKTSSRHDLAMIFTCRVCETRSVKTVCRESYEKGVVVARCSGCNNLHLIADRLGWFGEPGSIEDFLAARGEEVKKGSVDTLNLTLEDLAGKGALKG